The genomic region GAGTGCCTCTGTGAAGCCCGTCATGACAGCGGCGAGTTTATCGAATGTGTAAGGGAATTCTCCACGTGCAGGTGAACTCGTTCGACCGAACCCGGGAAGGTCTGGTGCGATGACGCGGTATCGATCTGCCAACAGCGGGATCAGATCACGGAACATGTGGCTTGATGACGGAAAACCGTGGAGCAGAAGAAGGACTGGTGCTTCCTTTGAACCGGCCTCTCTGTAGAAAACCTCGACGTCTTGTACCTTTTGCGTTTTGTAGCTTACGGCCATTTTAGAACTCCTTCTCAAAGGATTCGACAAACCAACAGTCGCGAATGAAGGTAAAATACGACCGAACGGTCGGTTGTCAACCCTTTAGATTTCCTGTATCAAGTGCGGAGAACCCTGGCTCGGAGAAAACGTATGAAAGTCATGAGAGAAACGATCGTATCGACTGCGAGGGAGTTGTTTCGATCAAGAGGGTATGCAGGCGCGTCGATGAATGACCTCGCGGATGCCGTGGGCCTGAAGAAATCATCGCTGTACGTCCGCTTCCCCAATAAGGAAGCTCTCGTTCCGGCGGTACTTGATCTCACTTTGCAAGAGACATTCGGTCAAAGAGACTCAGCCTCCGGGCAATGGGATGATGAATTCGTCGAGGTCATCGAATTTGTCGCGACCACTCTCACTGATCGCGGCAGATGCGTAGGTCTGCATCTAGCCTACGGCACAAGTGACGAGACCCCGATTGCGAAGCATGCCGTTCGAGCATTTTTTCAAGCGCATCGCGATCATCTGTCGAGCATCCTGTCCCGCGCCATGCCTGTCGATGTAGCTCGCGACATTGCGACTGACACGTTAGCCCGTTTGGAAGGTGCCACGGCTTTTGTTGCGATATTCGGCGAGAAGGATGCCATGAAACGAGCGGTTCGCCTTTCCATCGAAGAAGCTAAAAATGCAGCCGCTGCGAAGTCACTGTCTAGCCGATAACGCCTAAGCCGTGCCGGTTACCGTATCCGCTACCGCATTGAGAATACCCGTCCGTCCATCGGGAAGCTCATTGGCAGCCCTGGAACTTTGACCCTACGCCAAATACTAAGCTCAATCCCTTGAGATGGAGGATAATAATGCCTGTTTGTGCTTACGTCGAAATGACCGATGGCTTGCAGCCGCATGGACCGGCGTGGGAGCAATTTGCCCAAGCTATTGGCAAGTGCAGGCCCGATATACTGTTGATGAATGAGATGCCTTTCGGTCAGTGGCTGGCTCGAAAGATTGATTTCGTAGTCGAGGACGCACAGCAAAGTGTTGAGATCCACGAAGCTGGAACCGCTGCTCTCGCTGCGCTGAACATTCCGGCCGTTATAACAAGCCGTCCAATGCTGCTCGCCGACCGCCTTGCCAATGAGGCGATTGTCATCGAGAACGGCGAGGTTCGCCCCCTGCATACGAAGACCTACCTTCCGCAGGAGCCTGGTTGGTCCGAGGTGTCCTGGTTCAGTCGAGGCGATGGGCGCTTCAACATCCAGAATATTTGCGGGCTAGGTGTAGGCGTCCTTTTGTGTACCGAACTCATGTTCAACGAACATGCCAGACAATACGGCCGATGCGGAGCCGATTTGATTGCCGTTCCTCGGGCGACCGGTTCTGCCCACGAAAGCTGGATAACTGCCGGCAAGATGGCCTCAATCGTCTCTGGGAGTTACGTCGTCAGTTCGAACAGGGTCGGGCATTCTACGGATGGTCCACGCTTCGGCGGAGGCGGCTTCGCCATCACCCCCGGGGGCGATCTGGCTGGGCGGACAGAAACCAGTTTTTCCATCATGCTAGTCGACATTGATGCGCAGGTTTCTGCCCGACAGCGGCAGGAATATCCCTGTTACGTGGACGAACTGCATGACCCTGGCGGCATCGGGGTCCCTGATATCGATATTTAATTGTCAAAAAACCCAGTCACTGTAGTTCTCTGCAGGACTGCTACTACGTTGCACTGCCGTATTGCCGGTCCTCCCGCTCTTGGGAGGACCTTGATCCTGCCTGTTCCTGCCAAAGACGGCTTCGTATCAGGCTTCGCCCGGCCGGTTGATCGCCAGGAAACGGCGAACAACAGGCCTGTCGGGACCCGAGTGGTAGGCAAGTACCTTGGCCTGGAGGTCGGCATCGGCCTGCGAAACCCGTTTGTGCTGGCGCAGGTGCTTCGCCCAGGACTCGACCATGAACCATTCGACCTCTTTTGCGGATCGGCAGAATCCTCGGTCACGCCCCAGCCATAGGCGCCATCGCTCCTGCGAGAGGTGAGCAAGTGCATGCAGGATCAGGATTGTTTTTTCGGCGTTGTTTTGCCGAAACTGACCGAAGTTTCGTTCAGTTCGCCTAGCGATTACTTGCTGCCCGAAACCTATTACATCAAGTTAGTGATCGTTGCTGCGAGGCAGACCTACATTCAGACAGTGATTTCGGACCTGTCTGGGTTCGCTTTGATGGAATACTCGCCACCGTTTCTGAAACTGCGGACCGTTGCGAAAGTATCTTCCATAAACTGCACATAAGACAGCTTGCCGTTCTCACCGCGCGCCAGAACCGAAAAGGGCGACGTCACCGTTTTGCCCAAAACGTTTGATGTGTAGGTGAACGTGCCGAAGATCGCTGCTCCGTTCTTATTTTCGAAGCTGTCCTGAATTTCGAAGTTGTCTGTCGTCCAGTAACGGCCGACATCGATAAAAGTCTGAACCAGCCCTTCGGTACCTTCGTTGGTACCGGCCCAAGGCATGATCCGCTTCAGCTCCGCGTGCTCATAGTTCAGCGAAACATAAATGAAATCGTCCGTCGTGAATTGTTTTACGAAATCCAGGTCAGTCGGGTTCGACAGGATCGACTGCAATACCCCCAACGGTGACGTGGGGGATGCAGGCTCGGCTTTAGACAACTTCTTAGCGTGCGCATTGATAGACATCGTATATTCCTCCTTCTAAGTGACTTTGGGAATTGAGGTGTCAGCGTTGCGCCAAGCCCGGCTTGAGCGCGATGTGCTTGTGTTCGATGAAATCGTCCAGCGCGGCCAGACCGTTCAAGCGGCCAACGCCAGACTGCTTGAATCCGCCCTCCTCGGTACCGTCGTAGACCTTCGCCCAGTCATTGATCCACACCGAGCCCGCTTCGAGCGCCTGCGCGACGCGCAAGGATCGATCTACATCGCGTGTCCAGATGCTGGCCGACAGTCCGTACTCATTGTCGTTGGCAAGACGGATCGCTTCCGCCTCGTCAGAGAACCGCTGAATCGTCAGCACTGGACCAAAAGTCTCCTCCTGTACGATAGCAAGACTGTTGTCGGAGACTTCCAGAAGGGCCGGGCGGAAGAAAGCGCCGTTTGCAAGGGGACCCACATTGATGGGTCCGCCCCGCTCGACGACCTTCGCGCCGGCTGCGATAGCGGCCTCGACCACACCATCGACCCGCGCAACGTTAGCGCGGTCGATCAGCGGGCCCATATCGCTGGAGGGGTCGGCGGCGGGGCCAACCTTGACGTTGCGCAATCTCTCCGCCAAGCCGTTGCGCACGGCCTCATATTTTCCATCCTGCACGAGCAAGCGGGACCCCGTCATGCAGAACTGACCGCTGAAGACAGTCAGCGCCTTTTCCAGTACCGGCAAGGCGGCATCAAGGTCTGCATCGTCAAAGACGATCATCGGCGTCTTGCCGCCGAGCTCCATTCCGAAACGTTTGAGGTACCTCGCGCCGGCGCTGCTAATGGCTCGGCCGGTACGGGTAGATCCGGTGAAACTGACGACTGGAACCTCCGGCGAGTCCACGAGATAAGCGGAGCCCTCAGGACCGCTTTCGAAAAACAGATTGATCACGCCGTTCGGAAGATCCTCTGCTTCCGCCATAATCTCGGCCATGACGCTTGCCGTCTGTGCGACTTGTGCCGGGAGTTTGATGACGGTGGTGCAACCAGCAGCGAGCGCTGGGGCGAGTGATCGGATCGTCAGAATAACCGGAGAGTTCCAAGGTGCAATGACCGCCGCGACTCCCATCGGTTGCCGAAGGATCACGGAGATGCTCCCGGGCTTTGGTGTCAATGCCCGTCCACCTTCGACCAGGGCAGTGGCTGCCGAGTAGCGGAGTTTGCTCGCAACCATGTCCAGCTCGAATGCAGCTTCAGCCTTTACCTTGCCGTTCTCCAACGACAGAATTTCGAGTAGTCTGTCGCGATTGCGTTCGAAGGCGCACGCTAGTTGGTCGAGCACACCAGCCCGTAATTCATGATCATGCGCCCACATTGTTTCGCGAAAGGCTTTAGAGGCTGCTGCCACCGCAAATTTCGCTGCCTCAAGGCCGTAGTCGGGGTAGTGGCCGATTACGTTATAAGTCGCTGGGTCTATTGACTGTTTCAACTGACCTTCTTGGCATTGAGATCCGCTGATCCAATTGAAGGCTTTGCGGCTCGGTATGTTGTCGAGGGGCATCGTCATATCTGTGGATCCTTCCACTTTCGAGTATTCGTCCGGAAAGGACGAGGCTAGAGCCGGTTACGTGATTGCCACTGCACCATTACCTGTTCGATTTTGCCGACAATTGTCCTGACTGCGGGTTGGCTAACGTTGGTGACAATTGGCACAACCATGAGCGTTGCGCCCAGTACGCGCAGCGGCATTGGCCAATCCTGCATGCAGTCGCCTACAATCCAAATAATCAGAAGGACGCTTGGGTAGACGGCGAGCCACACCATCGCAGTCGTTTTTTTGGCGTTCGAATATTACCTGCCGCAATCCTGTCATTGCTTGCTTGATCCTTTACCCGGCGCGTTGAATGATCAACGATGGGGCACGTGCATGAGTGTGAGACATGATTACTTCCTCCCAATGCTTAGCTCGACGTTCTAGTAGCGGTCTGCGCGAACAGTTGCTGTGTTGATATTGGAGAATCGCGGCTGTTGACGGAATGGGGGTATTCGTCGCATCATACCGGACATAATGTCTTCAATCGTCTCAATAGAATCCCTTAGCGGCCTCGTCGCGTTTTCAGTCGCCGTCGAAACCGGAAGTTTTGCGGCTGCGGGAAGGAAGCTTGGTCTATCTGCATCGGCCGTGGGAAAGGCGGTGGAGCGACTTGAGGCGCGTCTAGGCCTGCGATTGCTGAACCGTACGACCAGATCGCTAGCCGTGACCGGGGAAGGCGACATTCTATATCGATACGTCGCCCGCATATTGAAAGAACTGCAAGACGCTGAGCAAGAGCTTCACTTGGTTCAAAAGGCACCCCGAGGCCGCATTAAGGTGAGTGTGCCCACAGTCTTAGGTCGCAAGATCATCATGCCGGCGCTCCTCGATTTTCGCATCCGCTTTCCAGATGTGATGACCGAGATCAGCCTCGATGACGTCAAGGTTGATATTATCAATGGTGGGTATGACGTGGTGCTGCGGCTAGGTGAGCTGGACGATTCGACGTTACGCGCACGGAGGATCGGACCACACACATTCATAACGTGCGCCTCGCCGAAATATCTTGCACACCGCGGCACCCCGCAAACTCCGTCAGATCTTCATAATCACTGCTGCGTTTTTTATCGTTTTCCGACCACCGGTCGGCCGGAAGTTTGGGCCTTCAAAAATTCACTCCAACCAACGCCAATCAAGCCCTCTGTCGTTTTAAATGACGGCGAGGCACTTGCATCCGCCGCACTGGGTGGCTTGGGGATTATTCAGGCGCCGAGCTATCTCGTAAGCGAAGACATTGCGGCGGGACGGCTTCAAGCTGTCCTCGCAGATTACACGGACGAACGTGGCAGCGTTTCGCTCGTCTGGCCCCCTATGTCGGCACGAGCGCCCAAAGTTCGCGCCTTCATTGATTTCATGGCCGAGCGCGTTTCCCAAAAGCTTTATTGAGTCGGCACCCAAGATTTCTGTCCACTGCTATGGGACAGTTTGCTGTTTAGGATCGGTCTCATGGGAAATGCTCTTTAATTCAAGCCACTTAACAGCAGAAGCGCAGGAGCCGAAGGTCGTATCCGTTCAAGACCTGCATCTGAAAACATGCGCGCATTGGTGGCCGGCCATTCTATCTGAATTCACGTCATGGCGGATGTTTCCAGCCATCGATCAAGCTCCTTCTTGGCGAACCCTTCACAGATTTTGAGGGTGAGATCAGCACCT from Rhizobium gallicum bv. gallicum R602sp harbors:
- a CDS encoding TetR/AcrR family transcriptional regulator translates to MKVMRETIVSTARELFRSRGYAGASMNDLADAVGLKKSSLYVRFPNKEALVPAVLDLTLQETFGQRDSASGQWDDEFVEVIEFVATTLTDRGRCVGLHLAYGTSDETPIAKHAVRAFFQAHRDHLSSILSRAMPVDVARDIATDTLARLEGATAFVAIFGEKDAMKRAVRLSIEEAKNAAAAKSLSSR
- a CDS encoding carbon-nitrogen hydrolase family protein, with protein sequence MTDGLQPHGPAWEQFAQAIGKCRPDILLMNEMPFGQWLARKIDFVVEDAQQSVEIHEAGTAALAALNIPAVITSRPMLLADRLANEAIVIENGEVRPLHTKTYLPQEPGWSEVSWFSRGDGRFNIQNICGLGVGVLLCTELMFNEHARQYGRCGADLIAVPRATGSAHESWITAGKMASIVSGSYVVSSNRVGHSTDGPRFGGGGFAITPGGDLAGRTETSFSIMLVDIDAQVSARQRQEYPCYVDELHDPGGIGVPDIDI
- a CDS encoding MFS transporter, translating into MGFGQQVIARRTERNFGQFRQNNAEKTILILHALAHLSQERWRLWLGRDRGFCRSAKEVEWFMVESWAKHLRQHKRVSQADADLQAKVLAYHSGPDRPVVRRFLAINRPGEA
- a CDS encoding nuclear transport factor 2 family protein, with amino-acid sequence MSINAHAKKLSKAEPASPTSPLGVLQSILSNPTDLDFVKQFTTDDFIYVSLNYEHAELKRIMPWAGTNEGTEGLVQTFIDVGRYWTTDNFEIQDSFENKNGAAIFGTFTYTSNVLGKTVTSPFSVLARGENGKLSYVQFMEDTFATVRSFRNGGEYSIKANPDRSEITV
- a CDS encoding aldehyde dehydrogenase family protein is translated as MPLDNIPSRKAFNWISGSQCQEGQLKQSIDPATYNVIGHYPDYGLEAAKFAVAAASKAFRETMWAHDHELRAGVLDQLACAFERNRDRLLEILSLENGKVKAEAAFELDMVASKLRYSAATALVEGGRALTPKPGSISVILRQPMGVAAVIAPWNSPVILTIRSLAPALAAGCTTVIKLPAQVAQTASVMAEIMAEAEDLPNGVINLFFESGPEGSAYLVDSPEVPVVSFTGSTRTGRAISSAGARYLKRFGMELGGKTPMIVFDDADLDAALPVLEKALTVFSGQFCMTGSRLLVQDGKYEAVRNGLAERLRNVKVGPAADPSSDMGPLIDRANVARVDGVVEAAIAAGAKVVERGGPINVGPLANGAFFRPALLEVSDNSLAIVQEETFGPVLTIQRFSDEAEAIRLANDNEYGLSASIWTRDVDRSLRVAQALEAGSVWINDWAKVYDGTEEGGFKQSGVGRLNGLAALDDFIEHKHIALKPGLAQR
- a CDS encoding LysR family transcriptional regulator produces the protein MSSIVSIESLSGLVAFSVAVETGSFAAAGRKLGLSASAVGKAVERLEARLGLRLLNRTTRSLAVTGEGDILYRYVARILKELQDAEQELHLVQKAPRGRIKVSVPTVLGRKIIMPALLDFRIRFPDVMTEISLDDVKVDIINGGYDVVLRLGELDDSTLRARRIGPHTFITCASPKYLAHRGTPQTPSDLHNHCCVFYRFPTTGRPEVWAFKNSLQPTPIKPSVVLNDGEALASAALGGLGIIQAPSYLVSEDIAAGRLQAVLADYTDERGSVSLVWPPMSARAPKVRAFIDFMAERVSQKLY